One genomic window of Elaeis guineensis isolate ETL-2024a chromosome 2, EG11, whole genome shotgun sequence includes the following:
- the LOC105057916 gene encoding LOW QUALITY PROTEIN: putative pentatricopeptide repeat-containing protein At5g06400, mitochondrial (The sequence of the model RefSeq protein was modified relative to this genomic sequence to represent the inferred CDS: deleted 2 bases in 1 codon): MRNFYRRFPFDSLSCENIPIPRHFLSHHSRVPTRFRSATKIPASSSSSSKDTRAKSPALLPLYQEITELVAEKPTVDGEASFRKPVAENGSSSACQIARESERSLNAKQQAQAKNSEFEDVSPIVQRVTEIVRLEKSEIRMGQRLDELGLSFSSEIVEKVLKRCFKVGHLALRFFNWVKLQPGFCHTTQTYNVMIYIAGEAEEIDLMEKLMNEMEDELCTKDIKTWTTLISYYGKAKQIGKALSTFEAMRKSGCEPDAGVYKAILRALFNVRKAELSMEFYKEMVSKNMLVDASLYQLLMSCLARSGDVTAVRLVGDDMIKIAKLSESQVYTCILRSFCITGRIEDARHLFEEIKKKNLLVDLKVSEVLVKGLCRASKMDDAIEIVNNMKQSSAIDCRVYGCLLDGFIRQGDVTKALQLLHDMRELGCLPMVSSYTQMIQYLFRLDEYGKACELYEKMLKDGIEPDIVAITAMVAGHVRHNQISEAWVAFEGMKKKGMKPTWKAYAVFIKELCKASKPNEAYNLLKEMLDSDMNATDGIYRLVISSLTRNGELEKARKVEQTQTSLKLQSLGNKMVCQSADHPSAEEHKRSNCSFNQDINYTQKAEAYSETDFKEVCRILSSSTNWNSIQEVLERSMIHFTPVLVEAVLRSYHSHSGAALRFFSWVGNQSGYEHTAETYNMAIKLAGSAKDFKHMRYLCQEMRRSGCSVTPNTWTIMIAQYGQAGLTEIALRTFKDMKSDGYQPNGSTYKYLILFLCGKKGRKVDEAIKFFQEMIHVGYMPDKELLGFYLSSLCESGKLMDAKGSVKSLCKRGFAKELGYSLLIKSLCRAGKVEEALILTEEMDKVGCSVDQYIYGSLVHALLRQGRLDEALDKLERMKEAGLSQTVHIHTSLIVHFCKEKQIRKAVDIFKKMREDGYEPTVVTYSALIRGYMNMGMISDAWEIFHWMKLKGPFPDFETYSMFMTCLCKVGRSEDGLKLINEMLECGIIPSAVNFRTVFHGLNREGKQELAHSVLQTKWLLKRERMFMY, encoded by the exons ATGAGGAATTTTTACCGACGATTCCCGTTTGATTCCCTTTCCTGTGAGAACATTCCAATCCCCCGTCATTTCTTATCTCATCACTCTCGAGTCCCCACCCGCTTCAGGTCTGCTACCAAAATcccggcttcttcttcttcttcttccaaagaTACCCGCGCCAAAAGCCCCGCTCTTCTCCCCCTCTACCAAGAGATCACAGAGCTCGTGGCCGAGAAACCCACTGTCGATGGCGAAGCCAGCTTCAGAAAGCCGGTGGCAGAAAATGGTAGCTCAAGTGCTTGCCAGATTGCCCGAGAGAGTGAAAGATCTCTAAATGCCAAACAACAAGCGCAAGCCAAGAATTCAGAGTTCGAAGATGTTAGCCCGATCGTTCAGAGGGTTACGGAGATTGTAAGGTTGGAGAAATCCGAAATTCGCATGGGGCAGCGTTTGGATGAGTTGGGCCTGTCGTTCAGCTCGGAGATTgtggagaaagtgctgaagaggtgcTTCAAAGTGGGCCATTTGGCTCTTCGGTTCTTCAACTGGGTCAAGCTGCAACCCGGGTTCTGCCACACGACACAGACTTATAATGTGATGATATATATAGCTGGTGAGGCTGAAGAGATTGATCTTATGGAGAAATTGATGAATGAAATGGAGGATGAGCTGTGCACCAAGGACATCAAAACATGGACTACTCTAATCTCGTATTATGGGAAGGCAAAACAGATAGGCAAAGCATTGAGCACCTTTGAGGCAATGAGGAAATCAGGTTGTGAACCAGATGCTGGAGTTTACAAGGCAATTCTTCGAGCTCTGTTTAATGTGAGGAAAGCTGAGCTGTCAATGGAGTTTTACAAGGAAATGGTTTCTAAAAACATGTTGGTCGATGCAAGCCTATATCAATTGCTCATGAGTTGTTTAGCAAGATCAGGAGATGTAACAGCTGTTCGGTTGGTCGGAGATGATATGATTAAGATTGCCAAGTTGTCAGAAAGTCAGGTTTATACTTGTATCTTAAGGAGTTTTTGTATTACAGGAAGGATTGAAGATGCTCGACACCTGTTTGaagagatcaagaagaaaaatctgCTTGTTGATCTGAAAGTCTCTGAAGTTTTGGTGAAGGGTTTGTGTAGAGCAAGCAAAATGGATGATGCTATTGAGATCGTCAACAATATGAAGCAAAGTTCGGCTATTGATTGTAGGGTTTATGGGTGTCTCCTCGATGGGTTCATAAGACAAGGAGATGTTACAAAGGCTTTACAGCTGTTGCATGATATGAGAGAACTTGGTTGCTTGCCAATGGTCTCCTCTTATACACAGATGATTCAATATCTCTTCAGGTTGGATGAATATGGAAAAGCCTGTGAACTCTATGAGAAGATGCTTAAAGATGGCATTGAACCAGATATTGTAGCAATCACAGCTATGGTTGCTGGTCATGTGAGGCACAACCAAATTTCTGAAGCATGGGTTGCTTTTGAGGGCATGAAGAAGAAAGGAATGAAGCCCACTTGGAAAGCTTATGCAGTGTTCATCAAAGAACTATGCAAGGCTTCAAAACCCAATGAGGCTTACAATCTTCTAAAAGAAATGTTGGATTCTGACATGAATGCAACTGATGGAATATATCGTTTGGTTATATCTTCTCTAACTAGGAATGGTGAACTAGAGAAAGCTAGGAAAGTTGAGCAGACGCAGACATCCTTGAAACTTCAAAGCCTAGGAAACAAAATGGTTTGTCAATCAGCTGATCATCCTTCTGCC GAAGAGCATAAGAGATCAAATTGCTCATTCAATCAGGACATAAACTATACTCAGAAAGCAGAGGCATACAGTGAGACTGATTTTAAAGAAGTATGCAGAATTTTGTCCTCCTCAACCAACTGGAACTCAATTCAAGAAGTACTGGAGAGAAGCATGATTCATTTTACACCTGTATTGGTTGAGGCAGTTCTCCGTAGTTACCATAGTCACAGTGGTGCTGCTTTACGATTTTTTTCATGGGTAGGGAATCAATCTGGTTATGAACATACTGCAGAGACCTACAACATGGCCATCAAACTTGCAGGAAGCGCAAAAGATTTCAAACACATGAGATATCTCTGTCAGGAAATGAGGAGAAGTGGTTGCTCTGTAACCCCAAATACATGGACCATCATGATAGCGCAATATGGTCAGGCAGGTCTGACAGAGATTGCTTTAAGGACTTTCAAAGATATGAAGAGTGATGGCTATCAGCCGAATGGCAGTACTTACAAATATCTGATTTTGTTTCTCTGTGGCAAGAAAGGTCGCAAGGTCGATGAAGCGATCAAATTCTTCCAAGAAATGATCCATGTAGGTTACATGCCAGACAAAGAACTGTTGGGCTTTTATCTTTCTTCTTTATGTGAATCAGGAAAGTTAATGGATGCTAAAGGATCTGTTAAATCTCTATGTAAGAGAGGGTTTGCAAAAGAGCTTGGTTACTCATTGCTCATTAAATCTCTTTGCAGAGCAGGGAAAGTGGAAGAAGCTCTTATACTGACAGAAGAGATGGACAAAGTTGGGTGCAGCGTAGATCAGTATATCTATGGAAGTCTTGTTCATGCCCTACTAAGACAAGGTCGCTTGGATGAAGCCTTAGATAAGCTGGAGAGAATGAAAGAGGCAGGTCTTTCACAAACTGTCCACATACATACTTCATTGATTGTTCATTTCTGTAAGGAGAAACAAATTAGAAAGGCTGTggatatatttaagaagatgagagAGGATGGCTACGAGCCAACTGTTGTGACTTATTCGGCATTGATTCGTGGGTATATGAATATGGGGATGATTTCAGATGCTTGGGAAATTTTTCACTGGATGAAACTTAAGGGTCCATTTCCTGATTTTGAAACTTACTCAATGTTCATGACGTGTCTCTGCAAAGTAGGTAGGTCTGAAGATGGACTCAAACTTATCAATGAAATGTTGGAATGTGGGATTATCCCTAGTGCTGTAAACTTTCGAACTGTGTTCCATGGTCTAAATAGAGAAGGTAAACAAGAGTTAGCTCATTCTGTTCTTCAAACTAAATGGcttttgaagagagagagaatgtTTATGtactaa